A single region of the Thermoanaerobacterium aotearoense genome encodes:
- a CDS encoding LacI family DNA-binding transcriptional regulator has translation MPAIKKKKVTMKDIAEKLNVSVNAVSIALNDKVGVSEDTKNLILKTADEMGYFDENPSFIIKNHFKNICLIIEERNFRDTHFYTKVILGIENEARKNNFDILVNFMNKDDFQIPKSVESRKVSGILVVGTIKDQNLKMLLDYGIPIVQVDHSSFLINTDAILTQNMPGSYMATKYLIEKGHTQIGFFGEIDFSLSFKERWLGFNEAMRTSGLNIDPILNVNPGYCVIGSVEKYVLSKNYKEVANIISKMEKLPTAWVCSNDSAAITLYNALNILGLKVPDDISVVGFDDIDICKIVTPPLTTVRVNKELMGVKAVQKLLWRMNNIKEPYDHIRMEVKLIERGSVREIR, from the coding sequence TTGCCGGCAATCAAAAAGAAAAAGGTTACAATGAAGGATATAGCAGAAAAATTGAATGTATCTGTAAATGCAGTATCGATAGCGCTAAATGATAAAGTTGGAGTAAGCGAAGATACAAAAAACCTGATTTTAAAAACAGCCGATGAGATGGGCTATTTTGACGAAAATCCATCATTCATCATTAAAAATCACTTTAAAAATATTTGTCTCATTATAGAAGAAAGAAATTTTCGAGATACTCATTTTTACACAAAAGTAATACTTGGAATAGAAAATGAGGCTAGAAAGAATAATTTTGACATCTTGGTAAACTTTATGAATAAAGACGATTTTCAAATACCGAAAAGTGTTGAGAGCAGAAAAGTTTCAGGAATATTAGTTGTAGGAACGATAAAAGATCAGAACTTAAAGATGCTTTTAGATTATGGAATACCGATAGTACAAGTCGATCATTCATCATTTTTGATAAATACAGATGCAATTTTGACTCAAAATATGCCTGGATCTTATATGGCCACAAAATATCTCATTGAAAAAGGACATACCCAGATAGGATTTTTCGGCGAGATAGATTTTTCTCTAAGCTTTAAAGAGAGGTGGCTTGGATTTAACGAAGCCATGAGAACATCGGGGCTTAATATTGACCCTATATTAAATGTAAATCCAGGGTACTGTGTAATTGGCAGTGTTGAAAAATACGTCTTAAGCAAAAACTACAAAGAAGTAGCAAATATTATCTCAAAGATGGAAAAGCTTCCAACTGCTTGGGTATGCTCAAACGACAGTGCGGCTATAACGCTATACAATGCATTAAACATTTTAGGGTTGAAAGTACCCGATGATATTTCAGTTGTAGGCTTTGACGACATTGATATATGTAAAATTGTCACTCCTCCGTTGACTACGGTTCGTGTAAACAAGGAGTTAATGGGCGTCAAGGCAGTTCAAAAACTCTTGTGGAGGATGAATAATATTAAAGAACCGTATGACCATATAAGAATGGAAGTTAAATTAATTGAAAGAGGATCTGTAAGAGAAATAAGATAG
- a CDS encoding LacI family DNA-binding transcriptional regulator, producing the protein MKKVTLQDIAEVIGVSKNTVSKALRGAEGVSAEMRSRILETAMKMGYKKIKDIPNKILNVTILCREDFLVESTFWSNVLYGIENAARSNNLKLSITGIDVEGEENLSIPSTVTKDTTNGIIIVGTLNDEFIKKIKATKIPFVIVDHYSNAIDCDYINTANENGMYKAVKHLYDNGHRKIGFIGNNEWAFSFRERYFAYVRTMEDLGLSIDKDYVWLDINLKGAEFFKDPEYFKKKITVAEKFPTGWVCANDKIALAFMRSLEDLGVKIPDDVSVVGFDNIEMSAYSHPALTTVDIPKSSLGEKAVNQLLYRMNNLDKPYEDIRLYTQLVIRSSVKEII; encoded by the coding sequence GTGAAGAAAGTAACCTTACAAGATATTGCAGAGGTCATAGGTGTGTCCAAAAATACTGTATCAAAGGCACTGAGAGGCGCTGAAGGTGTAAGTGCCGAAATGAGAAGCAGGATATTGGAGACGGCTATGAAGATGGGATACAAAAAGATAAAAGACATTCCAAATAAGATCTTAAATGTAACCATACTTTGCAGAGAAGATTTTCTCGTTGAATCCACTTTTTGGTCTAATGTCTTATATGGAATTGAAAACGCAGCCAGAAGCAATAATTTAAAATTAAGCATTACAGGCATTGATGTAGAAGGTGAAGAAAATCTAAGTATTCCTAGCACTGTTACAAAAGATACTACAAATGGAATCATAATAGTAGGTACTTTAAACGATGAGTTTATAAAAAAGATAAAAGCAACGAAAATACCATTTGTAATTGTAGATCATTATAGCAATGCAATTGATTGTGACTACATAAATACAGCAAATGAAAATGGAATGTACAAAGCTGTAAAACATCTATATGATAATGGACACAGAAAGATAGGCTTTATAGGCAACAACGAATGGGCATTTAGTTTCAGGGAGAGATATTTTGCTTATGTAAGGACCATGGAAGATCTGGGCCTTAGTATCGACAAAGATTATGTATGGCTAGACATAAATTTAAAAGGTGCAGAATTTTTCAAAGATCCCGAATACTTTAAGAAAAAGATTACCGTAGCGGAAAAGTTTCCTACTGGCTGGGTTTGTGCAAATGATAAAATTGCATTGGCGTTTATGAGAAGCTTAGAAGATTTGGGAGTAAAAATACCTGATGATGTTTCAGTTGTAGGATTTGACAATATTGAAATGAGTGCGTATTCTCATCCTGCTCTTACGACTGTAGATATTCCAAAGAGCTCTTTAGGTGAAAAGGCCGTCAATCAACTTTTGTACAGGATGAATAATCTTGATAAACCCTACGAAGATATTAGGCTATATACGCAGCTTGTGATTCGCAGTTCAGTTAAAGAGATAATTTAA
- a CDS encoding carbohydrate ABC transporter permease, with protein MEQYLGTTERWFITPLVLMFLAMIIYLLLRKLGWKARAATGFALVSPWLIGFIIFTAFPLIYSLYLSFTNYSLFGTPKWIGLNNYIYIFTNDYEFWPSVRLTLLYATFTVPIGVIGSLMIAMLLNNRIKGIGAFRTIYYLPAVMPDVAVALIWRWLFNSQSGLINYVISPFLKIFHIGKIDWFGDPKYVLWAFIIMSVWGIFGTNTVVFLAGLQGVPRSLYEVAELDGANSWIKFWKITIPQISPVILLQVVMGIISALQIFTVAMFVRPTTGAGIFMNQLIYNRGFTQLHMGQASAIAWVLFVIILAFTLLVFKSTPAWVHYEGEIKR; from the coding sequence ATGGAACAATATTTAGGAACTACAGAACGATGGTTTATAACACCTTTAGTTCTTATGTTTCTTGCAATGATAATATATTTATTGCTTAGAAAGTTAGGATGGAAGGCAAGAGCCGCTACTGGATTTGCTTTAGTATCACCATGGCTTATAGGATTTATTATTTTTACAGCATTTCCACTTATTTATTCTTTGTATTTAAGCTTTACTAATTACAGTTTGTTTGGCACACCGAAATGGATTGGGCTTAACAATTATATATACATTTTTACTAATGATTATGAATTTTGGCCGTCAGTTAGACTGACTTTGCTTTATGCAACATTTACAGTTCCTATAGGTGTCATAGGTTCTTTGATGATAGCCATGTTGTTGAATAATCGTATAAAAGGAATAGGTGCATTTAGAACAATTTATTATTTACCTGCTGTTATGCCAGATGTGGCAGTTGCATTAATATGGAGATGGCTTTTTAACAGTCAGTCTGGTCTTATTAATTATGTTATTTCACCCTTTCTTAAAATTTTTCACATTGGGAAAATAGACTGGTTTGGCGATCCTAAATACGTATTGTGGGCATTCATAATAATGAGTGTATGGGGAATTTTTGGAACAAATACAGTTGTTTTTCTCGCGGGACTTCAGGGTGTTCCCAGAAGTCTTTATGAGGTTGCCGAACTTGATGGTGCAAATTCATGGATTAAATTTTGGAAAATAACTATTCCACAAATATCACCTGTAATACTTTTACAAGTGGTAATGGGAATTATTAGTGCATTGCAGATATTTACTGTGGCAATGTTTGTAAGGCCTACAACAGGAGCGGGAATATTTATGAATCAATTGATTTACAATAGAGGTTTTACACAATTGCACATGGGGCAAGCATCCGCAATAGCATGGGTATTATTTGTAATAATATTAGCTTTTACTCTTTTAGTTTTTAAATCCACACCAGCATGGGTACATTACGAAGGGGAAATTAAAAGGTAA
- a CDS encoding carbohydrate ABC transporter permease produces the protein MVDILHMYKKSNKVRNITKKTILYIVLSAIAIVILMPFFWMLSTALKSNADIFAWPPDFFPKPALWGNFAKAWHAMPFNIYLINSIFIVVLGMVAEITSETLVAYGFARFKFPGRDLIFFILLSTMMLPFHVTLIPTYLIWQKLGLVGQFDPLVIRAWTAWGPFYIFLLRQFLMGIPFELDEAAEIDGATPLQTFVHVILPQIKPALLAICVFTFRGYWNDFLGPVLYLNDMNKYTMTLGMYFFMGGVNEQPSWNYLMAMSIVIALPMLVLFFIAQRYFIEGITFTGLKD, from the coding sequence ATGGTGGATATATTACACATGTATAAAAAATCTAACAAAGTTCGCAATATAACAAAGAAAACAATTTTGTACATTGTACTTTCTGCAATAGCCATAGTAATATTGATGCCTTTCTTTTGGATGCTGTCAACAGCATTGAAATCTAATGCAGATATTTTTGCATGGCCGCCGGATTTCTTCCCTAAACCTGCATTATGGGGGAATTTTGCAAAAGCATGGCATGCTATGCCATTTAACATATACCTCATAAATAGTATATTTATAGTTGTTTTGGGGATGGTAGCTGAGATAACCAGCGAGACTTTGGTAGCATATGGCTTCGCACGCTTTAAGTTCCCTGGAAGAGATTTAATTTTTTTCATACTTTTAAGTACAATGATGTTGCCTTTTCATGTAACATTAATACCAACTTATTTGATATGGCAGAAATTAGGCCTTGTAGGCCAATTTGATCCGCTGGTGATAAGGGCATGGACAGCATGGGGACCTTTTTACATTTTTCTTTTGAGACAATTTTTGATGGGAATTCCTTTTGAGTTAGATGAAGCTGCAGAGATTGATGGTGCGACCCCGTTGCAAACTTTTGTTCATGTTATTTTACCTCAGATTAAGCCCGCTCTTTTAGCTATTTGCGTGTTTACATTTAGAGGATATTGGAACGATTTTTTAGGGCCTGTTCTTTACCTAAATGATATGAACAAATATACAATGACTCTTGGTATGTACTTCTTCATGGGTGGTGTAAATGAACAACCAAGTTGGAATTATTTAATGGCTATGTCAATTGTGATAGCACTTCCTATGCTCGTTTTATTCTTTATTGCTCAACGGTATTTTATTGAAGGAATTACTTTTACTGGCTTAAAAGACTAA
- a CDS encoding glycoside hydrolase family 5 protein, with protein MKKYGFNFQWIYVWDEGKSPLKPDLKALDFLVETGFNFVRIPTDYRFWIKNFDYFNPDESVFEYIDLYLEECKKRNIHMCLNIHRAPGYCINRNDIERDNLWIDKVAQDGFVYQWQVFARRYKGVPNKYLSFDLLNEPPDIGQYGMTREIHASLIKRTVEAIREIDPEREIVIDGLGGGNIAMPELADIGAIHSGRGYQPMALTHYEATWWNGYIGLPVPKYPDLIWDGKVWNKDTIREYYKPWRDVEEKGVKVHIGEFGCFNKTPNDVALRWFNDLLSLYKEFEWGYSLWNFKGPFGIIEHGRDGAKYEDFHGYKVDRELLALLIENRV; from the coding sequence ATGAAAAAATATGGATTTAATTTCCAGTGGATATACGTGTGGGATGAAGGCAAATCGCCTTTGAAGCCAGACTTGAAAGCTTTGGATTTTTTAGTGGAGACAGGCTTTAACTTCGTAAGGATACCGACAGATTATAGATTTTGGATAAAAAATTTTGATTATTTTAATCCTGATGAAAGCGTTTTTGAATATATAGATTTGTACTTAGAAGAGTGTAAAAAGAGAAATATTCACATGTGCCTCAATATACACAGGGCACCTGGATACTGCATTAACCGCAATGACATAGAGCGTGATAATTTGTGGATCGATAAAGTTGCTCAAGATGGATTTGTATATCAATGGCAGGTATTTGCTAGAAGGTACAAAGGAGTGCCAAACAAATACCTAAGCTTTGACCTTTTAAATGAGCCACCGGATATAGGGCAGTACGGCATGACTCGCGAGATACATGCATCACTGATTAAGCGCACCGTTGAGGCAATACGTGAAATTGATCCTGAAAGAGAAATAGTCATAGATGGCTTAGGTGGTGGGAATATAGCGATGCCTGAGTTAGCTGATATTGGCGCGATACACAGTGGTAGAGGATATCAGCCGATGGCTTTAACGCATTATGAGGCAACTTGGTGGAATGGCTATATAGGACTGCCAGTGCCTAAATATCCAGATCTCATTTGGGATGGGAAAGTGTGGAATAAAGACACCATAAGAGAATACTACAAGCCATGGCGAGATGTGGAAGAAAAAGGTGTTAAGGTGCATATAGGCGAATTTGGATGCTTCAACAAGACACCAAATGATGTTGCTTTAAGATGGTTTAATGACCTTTTAAGCTTGTACAAAGAATTTGAATGGGGCTATTCCCTCTGGAATTTTAAAGGGCCATTTGGAATCATAGAACATGGCCGTGATGGTGCTAAATATGAAGACTTCCATGGATATAAAGTTGATAGAGAGCTTTTAGCTCTTCTTATAGAGAATAGAGTTTAA
- a CDS encoding glycoside hydrolase family 130 protein: MRFKDRYKLELRKYEDLINRKNEKTEDYNGIFDRYKYPVLTREHTPLFWRYDLDERTNPYFMERLGVNAVFNPGAIELDGKFYLVARVEGYDRKSFFAVAESDSGIDGFKFWDYPVEFDDLYPEETNVYDMRLTKHEDGWIYGVFCSESKDPNAPPGDLSSAIASAGIVRTKDLKKWERLPNLKTKSPQQRNVVLHPEFVNGKYAFYTRPQDDFIEAGSGSGICFGLCDDIENPVIDEEKLVSPRVYHTITEVKNGAGCVPIKTEKGWIHIAHGVRNTAAGLRYVIYLFVTDLNDPSKVIAAPGGYLIAPRGNERVGDVSNVVFTNGVIARDNGDVYIYYASSDTRIHVATTTVDRLLDYAFNTPPDALRSMDCVKQRKELIKKNLELNMR; the protein is encoded by the coding sequence GTGAGGTTTAAGGACAGGTATAAGCTGGAATTGCGTAAATATGAGGATCTGATAAACAGAAAAAATGAGAAGACAGAAGACTACAACGGCATATTTGACAGGTACAAATACCCAGTCTTGACAAGAGAGCATACACCGCTTTTTTGGAGATACGATCTTGATGAGAGGACTAATCCTTACTTCATGGAGAGGCTTGGTGTGAATGCTGTATTTAATCCCGGTGCGATAGAATTAGATGGAAAGTTTTATCTTGTTGCTCGTGTTGAAGGATACGACAGGAAATCGTTTTTTGCCGTTGCAGAAAGCGACAGCGGCATAGACGGGTTTAAATTCTGGGATTACCCTGTAGAATTTGACGATTTATACCCTGAAGAAACGAATGTATACGATATGAGGCTTACAAAGCATGAAGATGGATGGATTTATGGCGTATTTTGCTCTGAAAGCAAGGATCCAAATGCTCCTCCAGGCGACTTATCGTCTGCTATTGCAAGTGCAGGTATAGTTCGCACAAAGGATCTTAAAAAATGGGAAAGACTTCCTAATCTTAAGACGAAATCACCACAGCAGAGAAATGTAGTACTGCATCCTGAGTTTGTAAATGGAAAGTATGCATTTTACACAAGACCTCAAGATGATTTCATAGAAGCGGGAAGCGGCAGTGGGATTTGTTTCGGTTTGTGCGATGACATAGAAAATCCGGTGATAGATGAAGAAAAACTTGTAAGCCCAAGAGTTTATCATACTATTACAGAAGTAAAAAATGGGGCTGGATGTGTTCCGATAAAAACAGAAAAAGGCTGGATACACATAGCACACGGTGTTAGAAATACTGCAGCAGGATTGAGATATGTTATATACTTATTTGTAACAGATCTAAATGATCCAAGTAAAGTCATAGCAGCTCCAGGAGGGTATTTGATTGCCCCGAGAGGCAATGAGAGAGTTGGTGATGTATCAAATGTAGTATTTACTAATGGTGTAATCGCAAGAGATAATGGTGATGTTTACATCTACTATGCTTCATCAGATACCAGAATCCATGTTGCAACTACGACTGTCGATAGACTCTTGGATTATGCTTTTAACACACCGCCGGATGCTCTAAGATCTATGGATTGTGTAAAGCAGAGAAAAGAGCTTATTAAGAAAAATCTCGAATTAAACATGAGATAG
- a CDS encoding ABC transporter substrate-binding protein gives MKKRISILISALVILSILVSGCSSSSNKQNSSSNASKSTTNKVTIKLSTWAGAEEAKQLQSIIDKLNASSKDYVIEQNSNPADYDTRITTQLSAGDGGPDLFWVSAQRATQLAAQGALLDITNYLSKSDNKSANVSDYYENSLAPFKYQNKIYGLPWAENPVVLYINKDMFDKAKIPYPDGTWNWDKFLSVAQQLTVDANGKHPGEAGFDKNNIKQWGFTLNGWPPVQMFVWQNNGEVITPDFKSSPIDTPEAKKAFEFYSELINSPAVPSQQTIKDQGFDTMFKNQEVAMFMGGAADSLETQVKFNCGVYEVPSGPTGKKVTFGDLYGMAINAKTKNPDAAFKAFIDLTKAIQEWKVVPPIKSEVNVDALKKLHPDRSTETLDTIVKSMSYAEGFRYFVNYPDWDNIFWNQLMDPIINNKANPDDLIPKVKPQLDNVLKQYISNK, from the coding sequence ATGAAAAAGAGAATTTCAATTTTGATATCGGCTTTGGTGATTTTATCAATACTTGTGAGTGGCTGTTCAAGCAGCTCAAACAAGCAAAATTCTTCTTCCAATGCTTCTAAAAGCACAACCAATAAGGTGACTATAAAATTGTCTACATGGGCAGGAGCAGAAGAGGCAAAACAATTGCAGTCAATTATCGATAAATTAAATGCTAGCTCAAAAGATTACGTAATAGAGCAAAATTCAAACCCTGCTGACTATGACACAAGGATTACAACTCAACTTTCAGCAGGTGATGGTGGCCCTGATTTGTTTTGGGTATCAGCACAAAGAGCGACACAACTTGCAGCACAAGGTGCATTACTTGATATAACAAACTATTTATCTAAATCCGATAATAAATCAGCTAACGTTTCTGATTATTACGAAAATTCATTAGCACCGTTTAAATATCAAAATAAAATATACGGTTTGCCATGGGCTGAAAATCCCGTAGTTTTATACATCAATAAAGATATGTTTGATAAAGCTAAAATTCCATATCCAGATGGTACATGGAACTGGGATAAGTTTTTAAGTGTTGCTCAGCAATTGACGGTTGATGCAAATGGCAAACATCCGGGAGAGGCTGGATTTGACAAGAATAACATCAAACAGTGGGGTTTCACACTTAACGGTTGGCCACCAGTTCAAATGTTTGTATGGCAAAATAACGGTGAAGTTATAACACCGGATTTCAAAAGCTCACCTATAGATACTCCTGAAGCCAAGAAGGCATTTGAGTTCTACTCTGAATTGATAAATAGTCCTGCGGTTCCTTCACAGCAGACGATTAAGGATCAGGGCTTTGATACAATGTTTAAAAATCAAGAAGTTGCGATGTTCATGGGTGGCGCTGCGGATAGCTTAGAGACGCAAGTTAAATTTAATTGTGGTGTATATGAGGTTCCATCAGGTCCCACAGGTAAAAAGGTTACTTTTGGAGATTTGTACGGAATGGCAATAAACGCAAAGACAAAGAATCCAGATGCAGCGTTTAAAGCATTTATTGATTTGACAAAGGCTATTCAAGAATGGAAAGTGGTGCCTCCTATAAAATCAGAAGTAAATGTTGATGCATTGAAAAAATTGCATCCAGACAGAAGCACAGAAACATTGGATACAATAGTAAAATCGATGTCTTATGCGGAAGGTTTCAGATATTTTGTAAATTATCCAGACTGGGATAATATATTCTGGAATCAGCTTATGGATCCAATAATCAACAATAAAGCAAATCCAGATGATCTCATTCCAAAAGTCAAGCCGCAATTGGATAATGTTTTAAAACAATACATTAGCAACAAATAA
- a CDS encoding ThuA domain-containing protein, which yields MKEIVAILGDFYHDEEIIKRSLCRAINNLGSVNLKLIDIDELQKELKSKPDCVVIFKENRLNPQSESVDLWMTEEIEKEIVNYVKDGRSLFAWHSGLSSYPEDGEYNKMLKGYFLHHPEKNDVVQYVPQKDMLGEFESAIDPFGFVDEHYFVKCEENDTNVFLRSFSKDGQSIAGWYHHFGKGKVCCLTPAHREDGLLDESFLKTLHECINWCIK from the coding sequence GTGAAAGAGATAGTTGCGATTTTAGGTGATTTCTACCATGATGAAGAAATTATAAAAAGATCTCTATGTAGAGCCATAAATAATCTTGGCAGCGTAAATCTTAAGCTTATAGACATTGATGAGTTACAAAAGGAATTAAAATCAAAACCTGATTGTGTAGTAATATTTAAAGAAAATAGATTAAATCCGCAATCGGAGAGTGTTGACCTCTGGATGACAGAAGAGATAGAAAAAGAAATAGTAAACTACGTAAAAGACGGGAGAAGCTTATTTGCATGGCATTCTGGTCTATCATCATATCCGGAAGATGGAGAATACAATAAAATGCTAAAGGGATATTTTCTACATCATCCTGAAAAAAATGATGTTGTACAATACGTACCGCAAAAAGATATGTTAGGGGAATTTGAAAGTGCCATCGATCCATTTGGGTTTGTTGATGAACATTATTTTGTCAAATGCGAAGAAAATGATACAAATGTATTTTTGCGCTCCTTCTCTAAAGACGGACAATCCATAGCAGGATGGTATCATCATTTTGGGAAAGGCAAAGTATGCTGCTTGACTCCTGCCCACAGGGAAGATGGATTATTGGACGAGTCATTTTTAAAGACGTTACATGAGTGCATAAATTGGTGTATAAAATAG
- a CDS encoding AGE family epimerase/isomerase codes for MEKIVHEMNKELKDRIFPFWSKLKDEENGGFYGYVDYDLNIDNKALKGSILNSRILWFFSAFYCLDKEKKALELAHHAYKFLRDNILDKENKGLYWMVDYKGEPVDTRKHTYSQAFGIYGLAQYYKATGNEEALNIAIDLFNTIERNCRDENGYLEEFDRNWNLKENYELSEHGVISSRTMNTHLHILEAYTLLYDVWKNSNLKKSIIYLLNLFKDKIYSEDGKYLKVFFDDNWNTTIDIKSYGHDIEASWLLDKAVDVLCDEEIKNTTKKYTMEIAENILNNVYSPDGMVNETVEGRTDLSRVWWVQAESVVGFFNAYQKTNDVRFIEASKNIWEYIKRYAIDKRDGGEWYWKVDENGKPFEMPIVEPWKCPYHNGRMCIEIIERVKNSEV; via the coding sequence ATGGAGAAAATAGTACATGAAATGAATAAAGAATTGAAGGATAGAATTTTTCCCTTTTGGAGCAAATTAAAAGACGAAGAAAATGGCGGTTTTTACGGATATGTTGACTATGACTTAAATATTGACAATAAAGCCTTGAAAGGTTCAATATTAAATTCCAGAATATTGTGGTTTTTTTCTGCATTTTACTGTTTAGATAAAGAAAAAAAAGCACTTGAACTGGCCCATCATGCCTATAAATTTTTAAGAGATAATATATTGGATAAAGAAAATAAAGGTCTCTATTGGATGGTAGATTATAAAGGAGAACCTGTGGATACCAGAAAGCATACCTACAGTCAGGCTTTTGGAATATACGGATTGGCTCAATACTACAAAGCGACGGGCAATGAGGAAGCCTTAAATATTGCAATCGATTTGTTTAACACTATTGAAAGAAATTGCAGAGATGAAAATGGATATTTGGAGGAATTTGATCGCAATTGGAATCTTAAAGAGAATTATGAACTTAGCGAACATGGAGTAATATCCAGCCGTACAATGAATACGCATCTTCACATATTGGAAGCCTACACATTGCTTTATGATGTTTGGAAGAATAGTAATCTTAAAAAAAGCATAATCTATCTTCTCAATCTCTTCAAAGATAAAATATACAGTGAAGATGGAAAATATCTAAAAGTCTTTTTCGACGACAATTGGAATACTACCATCGATATAAAATCATACGGGCACGACATAGAGGCAAGCTGGCTTTTAGATAAAGCTGTGGATGTATTATGTGATGAAGAAATAAAAAATACAACAAAAAAATACACTATGGAAATTGCTGAAAACATATTAAACAATGTGTATTCACCGGATGGCATGGTAAATGAAACTGTTGAAGGTAGAACTGACTTATCAAGAGTATGGTGGGTTCAAGCAGAATCTGTAGTAGGTTTTTTTAACGCATATCAAAAGACAAATGATGTTAGATTCATAGAAGCTTCAAAGAATATCTGGGAATATATAAAAAGATATGCGATCGACAAGAGAGATGGTGGCGAGTGGTACTGGAAGGTTGATGAAAATGGGAAACCATTTGAAATGCCTATTGTGGAACCTTGGAAGTGTCCTTATCACAATGGCAGGATGTGCATTGAAATTATAGAAAGGGTGAAAAACAGTGAGGTTTAA
- a CDS encoding SDR family oxidoreductase, with amino-acid sequence MNILITGANRGLGRNLVEKALINNHKVYAGVRKINDVASELKDLKDRYEKKMNLIELDVSDEESIKRAAIQVSKEEDSLDVIVNNAGILKGRGKEIEDLDYTDLEDTLKINLMGPMMVVKYFLPLLKNGREKVVINISSEAGSFANAYGGDYPYAVSKAALNFFTAQLKDAMKDYKGRVYAVHPGWMKTDMGGTSAPLSPEISAEGIMKIIEGDIKVDDNQFFIDFTGQSMKL; translated from the coding sequence ATGAATATATTGATTACAGGTGCTAACAGAGGACTTGGAAGAAACTTAGTCGAAAAAGCACTTATAAATAACCATAAAGTATATGCAGGAGTTCGAAAAATCAATGATGTTGCATCTGAATTAAAAGATCTAAAGGATAGATATGAAAAAAAGATGAATTTAATTGAATTAGATGTAAGCGATGAAGAATCTATAAAAAGAGCAGCTATACAGGTAAGCAAAGAAGAGGATTCTTTAGACGTTATAGTAAACAATGCAGGTATATTAAAAGGAAGAGGAAAAGAAATAGAAGATTTAGATTATACTGATTTAGAAGATACACTTAAAATCAACTTGATGGGTCCAATGATGGTTGTAAAATATTTTCTGCCATTATTAAAAAATGGCAGAGAAAAGGTGGTAATTAATATATCTTCGGAAGCTGGAAGTTTTGCAAATGCCTATGGTGGTGATTATCCGTATGCTGTATCAAAGGCAGCACTAAATTTCTTTACGGCACAGCTAAAAGATGCTATGAAGGACTACAAAGGGAGAGTTTACGCAGTGCATCCTGGATGGATGAAGACAGACATGGGTGGAACATCAGCTCCGTTAAGTCCTGAAATTTCTGCAGAAGGAATCATGAAGATTATAGAGGGAGACATTAAAGTTGATGACAACCAGTTTTTTATAGATTTCACAGGACAGTCAATGAAATTATAA